CTCTCTTTAATACTGTAGTCTGCAATCTAAGAAAAGCTTCTGTTCCTCTTCCTCAGACCCACGTCAACAACAAGCAGAAGGTTCTGGTGATGGAGTTCTGCTCCGGAGGGAGTCTGCTCAACCAGCTGGAGGACCCAGAGCATGCGTTCGGACTCCCGGAGTCTGAGTTTCTCATAGTGCTGCAGTGTGTAGGTGAGTGCAGGTCTACAGTGTAACCTGGTAGTCTCCGTACACTGTAGAGAGCTACATGCTGTCTGTCTGGAGAACTGTTTGAACAAACAGAGAGGGCACTTCCTATTATGAGTGCCCTGACTGTCTATGTGCTGTGCCCTGGCAGTGGCTGGGATGAACCACCTGCGTGAGAACGGGGTGGTGCACAGGGATATCAAGCCTGGGAACATCATGCGGCGCGTGGGGGAGGACCGGTGCTCCGTCTACAAGCTCACAGACTTCGGAGCGGCCCGGGAACTGGAGGACGATGAGAAGTTTCTCTCCCTCTATGGGACAGAGGAGTACCTGGTGAGTAACAGACTGACTGGAgacttgcatttttaaaatgagaacaaaaacCTGCTTGTACGATTATAGGAGAGAGACGGACAGCATATGACAGGAAAGGTAGCCAAATGTAACACGGCAGACGCTGGGCGCGAACAAGCGACCCTGCACtccgcaagcgagcatcttaaccgctatgtaaacaaagcctttgcattcatggttatagagcttttaacctcctcccaccaacagggggcagaagcacatcacaccacactgcccatTGCACGAGCTTGCTAGCATTCTTCAGTGGCTCCCCAGAGCGTAAACCAATCTCCAATCCAATGTATGTGTGGAAGTGTGCCAACCTGCTTTTACCTGGGATTTTTGTAGCATACATAAGCCCAGATTGCATGTGTGTCCCGTGACATGCCCCCTGTGTGTGTCCGCAGCACCCGGACATGTATGAGCGAGCCGTGCTCAGGAAACCGCAGCAGAAGTCCTACGGGGTGGCAGTGGATCTCTGGAGCATCGGGGTGACGTTCTACCACACCGCTGCCGGCAGCCTGCCGTTCATACCCTACGGAGGACCGCGCAAGAACAAGCAGATCATGTACGCACAGCACACGCAGAGATAGACAAGTGCACTGACAGCGTACACATTTACAACTAGCTAACAACATATACCCaagtgacaaaacaaacacactgtgataGATGGTTCTCATTGTGGAAATTTGAATTGCTACTGAAATAGTTGCATTTATCCTTATGGTGGTGTTGGTTAAACCCCAGCCCACGATTCAGAACCACTGCAGCTATGTAACGGGTAAAGAGAAAGCTTGATTAACAGATAGATACAAAGAGCTGTGTGAAATGTGACAGCCACTGATTCTGCCGTTCCTCTCTCCAGGTATAAAATCACCACAGAGAAGCCGAGGGGGGCGATAGCGGGAGTGCAGCGTCTGGAGGACGGACAGATCGAGTGGAGCTACGACCTGCCTGTAGCGTGTCAGCTCTCCGCGTGAGTGTCGCCACAGCGCTTTTTAGATTAGAGAATTGAAAGACTTGCAGGGgcaaccagccagccagccagtcagCCTTCCCTTTCTGTTACAGAGGCCTGAAGTCCCAGCTGGTTCCAGTCCTGGCCAATATCCTGGAAGCGAACCAGGAGACGTGCTGGGGCTTCGACCAGTTCTTCGCTGGGACCACGGATATCATTCACAGAGTGGTGATCCACGTGTTCTCACTGCAGCAGGCCACGCTGCACCAAATCTACATCCATGCTTACAATACGTGAGTGCTGGGCCGAGGCGTGTTGGCGCTAGTTTGTTCTGTTCATCCACGGAGTAAAAACGTGTAGTAAATGAGTTTGTGAATTAGAAAGTACACCTCGGAAGTATGCATGCCTGATTAACTTGGGTGAAGGAGAAATGCAGTCGTCTCTCTCGTTTGCCGTGACAGGGCCTCTATTTTAATGGAGGAGATTTTCAAAGTGGCGCGGATCCATCCCAAATGCCAGCAGTACCTCTTTGATGGGCACTACTACCCCCTGGAGGCCAGCATGAAGGTGGGGAACCTCCCCCCCACCTGCAAGGATAAGCCCCTGTTCGTGACGAGCCTGGAGCCCGAGAAGCCAGAGAAGCCTATCGGAGTGCAGTTCCGCGAGCGTAAGCCAGGGGGCGACGATGATATGACAGTGGAGGAGAGGAGACTGCACCGCTCCCATTGTCATTTCAGTAGCATTCTCAACAGAACTCTCTTTGACATTTTGTCCAGGCTATTGTGTAATAGATGACATATTTTCACAGCTGAGTGACACATTCCTGACCATAACCTACCGTTTCTGAAGGCAAGAATTGAGCAACTTAGGGTGTGGAATACAAATAGCAATATCTTTCATTTAATCTGTAGTTTTATTCCATGTTTAATTTAAAGACGTTGTGATCTTACTATATGGCCAACATTGTGAAGTcctggttttaattatttttcttttctttgaattAAAGCGGAAATCCCAGTTTTTCCACCAAGGTTTGATGTTCTTGCTGATTACAGTTTGTCAAAGGTACGTGTGTTCTGTACAGATAAACAGCTGGCTATCGTCTAAAGAGTCTGCACCTGTTGTCATTTACTGTTAGTCATTTCAATGCTCAATGTGAGAGTTCTGTTTCTGTGTCTTGTTCCTTTTTCTCAGTGCATAGTGAGTGCAGTACACCAGTATTTAAGAATAAGCCACTCCTTACTGAAATGGCAGGCATTGGTATTGCAGGGGTTTTACTGGCTGATGTAAGTATGGATAAAAACTTGTATGAAACACCATCTCTATCCATATAAGAGTAACATATTTGTACTATGCATTACCAtgatttactgtagtttaccacTGTTTTACCATGATTTAACATGCATTAACTTTACTATGTCCCGGGGCTCCACTGACTATCAAGAAAAACGTAATGatttgataaaacattttaactttgcATCCTAATTTGGTATACAAACTCCTAACTAGGTATGCTTTGTGTTAACAGGGAAAATATAAGGCTGGATGTGGTACAGAAAATCAACATGCTGAACCTGATGCTGTCTTTCTGCAAGAGTACTGAGGCGAGGGTGTACAGGCTGTGAGTCACAGCACATTGTGCAACTCTGACTCCTCTTCCCTGTTCTACTGTAATAGTGGTAGTAGTTGCATTGCAATGACATACTTGGTTATGTACTTGGAGACCATTAATATAAAGTGGAACGGGATTGCTATTTTTACAATAGCCATTTCTAAAAAGCTAGAATAAAAAGCCAgtgtatacattttacagtagcTACAAATATCTTGGCAGTACAGCTAATACACTGCAGTACATGTGTCCACAACACACAACATTTATTTAGTACTCCTCCTGTGTTTTATCATTCctacaatttctttttttctgttggctCCTCTGCTGCTGTCCTGCCTAATGC
Above is a window of Polyodon spathula isolate WHYD16114869_AA chromosome 25, ASM1765450v1, whole genome shotgun sequence DNA encoding:
- the LOC121299751 gene encoding inhibitor of nuclear factor kappa-B kinase subunit epsilon-like isoform X2 produces the protein MLSTVNYLWSLDDVLGQGATASVYKARNKKSGELVAVKVFNNVSYQRPLEVQMREFEMLRKLNHVNIVKLFAVEEVTHVNNKQKVLVMEFCSGGSLLNQLEDPEHAFGLPESEFLIVLQCVVAGMNHLRENGVVHRDIKPGNIMRRVGEDRCSVYKLTDFGAARELEDDEKFLSLYGTEEYLHPDMYERAVLRKPQQKSYGVAVDLWSIGVTFYHTAAGSLPFIPYGGPRKNKQIMYKITTEKPRGAIAGVQRLEDGQIEWSYDLPVACQLSAGLKSQLVPVLANILEANQETCWGFDQFFAGTTDIIHRVVIHVFSLQQATLHQIYIHAYNTASILMEEIFKVARIHPKCQQYLFDGHYYPLEASMKVGNLPPTCKDKPLFVTSLEPEKPEKPIGVQFREPEIPVFPPRFDVLADYSLSKCIVSAVHQYLRISHSLLKWQALVLQGFYWLMENIRLDVVQKINMLNLMLSFCKSTEARVYRLCGFSVDTGVPELKDYPEQRKKLQLLQETLLGYINSHRDIQNKLDRMKAEWSKHSQILAQDKTTQKIDYLLEMILAIYHQYRKDKMTVNLPYNDEQIHKFEKINLTTHVKKVKSLFRDECVQKYQAVLSVIGCWTSSVLSGVFQAELMY
- the LOC121299751 gene encoding inhibitor of nuclear factor kappa-B kinase subunit epsilon-like isoform X3: MLSTVNYLWSLDDVLGQGATASVYKARNKKSGELVAVKVFNNVSYQRPLEVQMREFEMLRKLNHVNIVKLFAVEEVTHVNNKQKVLVMEFCSGGSLLNQLEDPEHAFGLPESEFLIVLQCVVAGMNHLRENGVVHRDIKPGNIMRRVGEDRCSVYKLTDFGAARELEDDEKFLSLYGTEEYLHPDMYERAVLRKPQQKSYGVAVDLWSIGVTFYHTAAGSLPFIPYGGPRKNKQIMYKITTEKPRGAIAGVQRLEDGQIEWSYDLPVACQLSAGLKSQLVPVLANILEANQETCWGFDQFFAGTTDIIHRVVIHVFSLQQATLHQIYIHAYNTASILMEEIFKVARIHPKCQQYLFDGHYYPLEASMKVGNLPPTCKDKPLFVTSLEPEKPEKPIGVQFREPEIPVFPPRFDVLADYSLSKCIVSAVHQYLRISHSLLKWQALVLQGFYWLMENIRLDVVQKINMLNLMLSFCKSTEARVYRLCGFSVDTGVPELKDYPEQRKKLQLLQETLLGYINSHRDIQNKLDRMKAEWSKHSQILAQDKTTQKIDYLLEMILAIYHQYRKDKMTVKVPDDRAHSPSVCFSPLQMSSQAACQLLCRQKGERSD
- the LOC121299751 gene encoding inhibitor of nuclear factor kappa-B kinase subunit epsilon-like isoform X1, with the translated sequence MLSTVNYLWSLDDVLGQGATASVYKARNKKSGELVAVKVFNNVSYQRPLEVQMREFEMLRKLNHVNIVKLFAVEEVTHVNNKQKVLVMEFCSGGSLLNQLEDPEHAFGLPESEFLIVLQCVVAGMNHLRENGVVHRDIKPGNIMRRVGEDRCSVYKLTDFGAARELEDDEKFLSLYGTEEYLHPDMYERAVLRKPQQKSYGVAVDLWSIGVTFYHTAAGSLPFIPYGGPRKNKQIMYKITTEKPRGAIAGVQRLEDGQIEWSYDLPVACQLSAGLKSQLVPVLANILEANQETCWGFDQFFAGTTDIIHRVVIHVFSLQQATLHQIYIHAYNTASILMEEIFKVARIHPKCQQYLFDGHYYPLEASMKVGNLPPTCKDKPLFVTSLEPEKPEKPIGVQFREPEIPVFPPRFDVLADYSLSKCIVSAVHQYLRISHSLLKWQALVLQGFYWLMENIRLDVVQKINMLNLMLSFCKSTEARVYRLCGFSVDTGVPELKDYPEQRKKLQLLQETLLGYINSHRDIQNKLDRMKAEWSKHSQILAQDKTTQKIDYLLEMILAIYHQYRKDKMTVNLPYNDEQIHKFEKINLTTHVKKVKSLFRDECVQKYQAVLSVIGCWTSSLFEMKTQLREFNSVFKSLFGELEECQDHQSKTLKNALLRIQQEAPWPDPSAAYLEDSHAQMALRIRLLRDEMQAVAQELQHNNCIIESFSALTTSPGV